The Acetivibrio saccincola genome window below encodes:
- a CDS encoding bifunctional DNA primase/polymerase encodes MTMMDAALKYAEANIPVIPLHWIYEGGSCSCKAGKNCDSKGKHPLYTGWYKNSTAYVEQIRKWWTKTPNANIGIPTGEKSDWLVLDVDDGGDETISALEATHGKLPDTVTAVTGSGGRHYIFKYPQCRSIPNKTKFAPGLDTRSTGGLIVVAPSIHVSGNRYEWIKDHSPFDRTLAEAPAWLLKLMEREEVLLTPFEGSSSIAEIKEGNRNSTLTSLAGTMRGREMTEESIYAALLAENNARCNPSLDEAEIRKIAHSVSRYQPNLTGKKHYHRTDSGNAERLRDRFGEIIRYCPAFKYWLVYDGCCWRKETGELTQFAIRTARDML; translated from the coding sequence ATGACAATGATGGACGCAGCATTAAAATATGCAGAAGCCAATATCCCCGTTATACCTCTGCACTGGATTTATGAGGGTGGCTCCTGCTCCTGCAAGGCAGGGAAAAATTGCGACAGCAAGGGAAAGCATCCGTTATATACCGGCTGGTACAAGAATTCTACTGCTTATGTTGAGCAAATAAGGAAATGGTGGACGAAAACCCCCAATGCCAATATAGGCATTCCTACAGGCGAGAAGTCTGACTGGCTGGTACTTGATGTGGATGATGGCGGTGATGAAACCATATCTGCACTTGAAGCAACACATGGAAAACTCCCGGATACGGTTACTGCTGTTACAGGAAGTGGTGGTCGTCATTATATCTTTAAATACCCTCAATGCAGGAGCATTCCTAATAAAACAAAGTTTGCACCGGGTCTTGATACCCGTTCAACAGGTGGTCTGATTGTCGTAGCTCCAAGCATTCATGTAAGCGGTAATCGGTATGAATGGATAAAGGATCATTCTCCCTTTGACAGAACCCTGGCAGAAGCTCCAGCATGGTTATTAAAGCTCATGGAAAGGGAGGAAGTATTGCTTACACCCTTTGAAGGTAGCAGTAGTATAGCCGAGATTAAGGAAGGCAACCGAAACAGTACCCTGACGAGCCTTGCCGGAACCATGAGGGGAAGAGAAATGACAGAAGAGAGCATCTATGCAGCATTGCTTGCAGAAAACAACGCAAGGTGCAATCCTTCGCTTGATGAAGCGGAAATTAGAAAGATAGCGCACAGTGTCAGCCGATATCAGCCAAATCTTACGGGGAAGAAGCATTACCACAGGACAGACAGCGGGAATGCAGAAAGGCTGCGTGACCGGTTTGGTGAAATCATTAGGTATTGTCCGGCTTTCAAGTACTGGCTGGTATATGACGGTTGCTGCTGGAGGAAAGAAACCGGAGAACTTACGCAGTTTGCTATTAGAACAGCAAGAGATATGCTGTAA